The Actinopolyspora erythraea genome has a segment encoding these proteins:
- a CDS encoding 3-hydroxyacyl-ACP dehydratase FabZ family protein, with amino-acid sequence MLSVQRIRALLPHRYPMLLVDRVVEAVPGERLVARKAVTVNEPCYADVADDTDPRYPASLLVESWGQSAALLAALGGERAGGFGDKVLLFGSMAGAEFHGDVHPGDVLEHHVSLSREAGDTLLFEGHTEVSGNRVFELERAVLALRPSEGVLGRPAGM; translated from the coding sequence GTGCTGTCCGTCCAACGGATCCGTGCCCTGCTGCCGCACCGCTATCCGATGCTGCTCGTCGACCGGGTCGTCGAGGCGGTACCGGGCGAGAGGCTCGTGGCGCGCAAGGCGGTCACGGTCAACGAGCCTTGCTACGCCGATGTCGCGGACGACACGGACCCGAGGTACCCCGCCTCGTTGCTCGTCGAGTCCTGGGGGCAGTCGGCCGCGCTGCTCGCCGCGCTCGGTGGTGAACGAGCCGGAGGATTCGGTGACAAAGTGTTGTTGTTCGGCTCCATGGCCGGAGCGGAGTTCCACGGCGACGTCCATCCCGGCGACGTGCTGGAGCATCACGTCTCGCTCTCCCGCGAAGCGGGCGACACGTTGTTGTTCGAAGGACACACCGAAGTGAGCGGCAACCGAGTGTTCGAGTTGGAACGCGCCGTGCTTGCCCTGCGCCCCTCGGAAGGGGTGCTCGGCCGACCGGCCGGAATGTGA
- a CDS encoding 3-hydroxyacyl-ACP dehydratase FabZ family protein — translation MNSTIRTSVSPVTAPVRLDEPAELGHPVRAEVDVAPEEPVFAGHYPGFPVFPGVCVLDLVHRTAVRAGPPGRGVRLNGVRSVKFGAAVYPGDHLTIELRWTEPTGREEPWSVSASVHRAELAVANMRLSYREE, via the coding sequence GTGAACAGCACGATCCGGACCTCGGTCTCGCCCGTAACGGCACCGGTGCGGTTGGACGAGCCCGCGGAGCTCGGCCACCCGGTACGCGCGGAGGTCGATGTTGCGCCCGAGGAACCGGTCTTCGCCGGCCACTACCCCGGTTTCCCCGTCTTCCCCGGGGTGTGCGTTCTCGACCTCGTGCACCGGACGGCGGTACGGGCGGGGCCGCCGGGACGGGGCGTAAGGCTGAACGGAGTGCGCAGCGTCAAGTTCGGCGCCGCGGTGTACCCGGGTGATCACCTGACGATCGAGCTGCGTTGGACCGAACCGACCGGACGGGAAGAGCCCTGGTCGGTATCCGCCTCGGTCCACCGTGCCGAGCTCGCCGTGGCCAACATGCGGTTGTCGTACCGGGAGGAGTAG
- a CDS encoding thioesterase family protein → MTAVPTSSTPETTEHDFEERWDEAVRTLLETSGSTRSRPGYEGCTVSTSLGFRHINYLAEAAVLEHFRSAGLAPGMLYDEFGLGLDVVHIDTRLPKNLHVDDLATLFVKPVHTPDDTRMRFDVTSTVSRAGRSVTNARSTLEVLLRVEPGVDARSTVPAGLERFVTERLGTAEPVELTVDPASRPDLGSGRGTTVGRDSRRDPVLNELIGENNAFGWKWRVPYFYCHFGDRMPVSGFLRLLEEVVDLFLADRGLDVKRVLDERHWIPVVTHSRLDLLDEVRMEEDLYTVYTVEEVFKSLLYTSRMDCYVVRDGRLVPTATGRITHGYMTQRSDGTWELVTFDEPTLRALSGENR, encoded by the coding sequence ATGACCGCCGTACCGACTTCGAGTACACCGGAAACCACCGAGCACGACTTCGAGGAGCGATGGGACGAAGCCGTCCGGACACTGCTGGAGACCAGCGGCAGTACCCGATCGCGTCCCGGCTACGAGGGGTGCACCGTCAGTACCTCGCTCGGTTTCCGACACATCAACTATCTGGCGGAGGCCGCGGTGTTGGAGCACTTCCGCTCCGCCGGCCTGGCTCCGGGGATGCTCTACGACGAGTTCGGGCTCGGGTTGGACGTCGTCCACATCGACACTCGGTTGCCGAAGAACCTGCACGTGGACGATCTGGCCACACTGTTCGTCAAGCCGGTGCACACTCCGGACGACACGCGAATGCGGTTCGACGTCACCTCCACGGTCTCCCGTGCGGGGCGGTCCGTCACCAATGCCAGGAGCACACTCGAAGTGCTGCTGCGGGTGGAGCCCGGTGTCGACGCGCGGTCAACCGTGCCGGCCGGGCTCGAGCGGTTCGTGACCGAGCGACTGGGCACGGCCGAGCCGGTCGAACTCACCGTGGACCCGGCGTCGCGTCCGGATCTCGGATCGGGACGCGGCACCACGGTGGGCCGGGACTCCCGGAGGGATCCCGTGCTGAACGAGTTGATCGGTGAGAACAACGCGTTCGGGTGGAAGTGGCGAGTGCCCTACTTCTACTGCCACTTCGGTGATCGGATGCCGGTGTCCGGTTTCCTGCGGCTGCTCGAGGAAGTCGTCGATCTGTTCCTCGCGGATCGGGGACTCGACGTCAAACGCGTGTTGGACGAACGGCACTGGATTCCGGTGGTGACCCACTCGCGGCTCGACCTGCTGGACGAAGTGCGGATGGAAGAGGACCTCTACACCGTCTACACCGTGGAGGAGGTGTTCAAGAGCCTGCTCTACACCTCGCGGATGGACTGTTACGTGGTTCGTGACGGGCGGCTGGTGCCCACCGCCACCGGGCGAATCACGCACGGCTACATGACCCAGCGGTCCGACGGAACGTGGGAGCTGGTCACCTTCGACGAACCGACATTGCGCGCCCTGTCCGGAGAAAACCGGTGA
- a CDS encoding alpha/beta fold hydrolase, which produces MKGEEPEPIESSERGNGVEAAVRLHRTGETERPRRRVLLLHGLSNSAAVWNAVSRGWPEDTEVWAADLPWRGGFDATWSLTGDSSRWLRTAMGLVPGGLDLVVAHSLSASLLLDALGNGSLDPAEYAASGPGDVEPCRRRPPGTLFVSPFYRPDPGDFEWESIATSLHDFERTIRDGIRLHAGGRLSDEKSEELGRLMCRKIGPYGWLSFFNLYLNTPWLLTERITSPCRVLVGDSDAAAPPEEGFRLAENLPDASARSLSDCGHFPMIEAPEEFVAVASRFLAELDDTGAPRAVPETLNEVSA; this is translated from the coding sequence GTGAAAGGCGAAGAACCGGAACCGATCGAATCATCGGAGCGGGGGAACGGTGTCGAAGCGGCCGTGCGACTGCATCGGACGGGGGAGACGGAACGTCCGCGTCGCCGCGTGCTGCTGCTGCACGGACTGTCCAACAGCGCCGCGGTGTGGAACGCCGTGTCGCGGGGTTGGCCGGAGGACACCGAGGTCTGGGCGGCCGATCTGCCCTGGCGGGGTGGCTTCGACGCGACGTGGTCGTTGACCGGAGACTCCTCCCGGTGGCTACGTACGGCGATGGGACTCGTTCCCGGTGGGCTCGATCTGGTGGTGGCCCACTCGCTGTCCGCCAGCCTGCTGCTGGACGCGTTGGGCAACGGTTCGCTCGATCCCGCCGAGTACGCTGCCTCCGGTCCCGGAGACGTCGAACCGTGCCGGCGGAGACCACCGGGGACCCTGTTCGTCTCCCCCTTCTACCGTCCCGATCCCGGCGATTTCGAGTGGGAGTCCATCGCGACCTCGCTGCACGATTTCGAACGAACGATCCGGGACGGCATTCGACTGCATGCCGGAGGGCGCCTCTCCGACGAGAAGTCGGAGGAGCTCGGACGACTGATGTGCCGCAAGATCGGACCCTACGGCTGGTTGAGCTTTTTCAACCTGTATCTGAACACCCCCTGGCTGCTCACCGAGCGGATCACCTCGCCGTGTCGGGTGCTGGTCGGCGATTCCGACGCGGCAGCTCCCCCGGAGGAGGGATTCCGGCTGGCCGAGAACCTGCCGGACGCGAGTGCTCGGTCGCTTTCCGACTGCGGTCACTTCCCGATGATCGAGGCTCCCGAGGAGTTCGTAGCCGTCGCGAGTCGATTCCTGGCCGAACTGGACGACACAGGGGCTCCGCGAGCCGTCCCCGAAACGCTGAACGAGGTGAGCGCATGA
- a CDS encoding beta-ketoacyl synthase N-terminal-like domain-containing protein, whose translation MNVITGTFPMLPGVSEAADLLTRQPTGDRVDPAAVLGRKGLRYKDRATTLGLATALLTLRDAELLGDDGEVDPATAVVISSNFGNLDTVCRVARTIADETTRGVSPMDTANASSNVIASEIAIRFGLRGPNLTLCNGPTSGLDAVRWASLLLRAERTDRVLVIGAEPDNETVRSLTGRQRCLDGAAGMVLERVEAARERGARTRAGLVSCVRSSGVSECLELLGGNARTRPDMWLVPETDGESLPEWLLPGVARTDLSTTWGSASGALGVLQCVAAVGRFDSGTHGSVHAVAGSDADDASAGVVLESAGEHR comes from the coding sequence ATGAACGTGATCACGGGAACGTTTCCGATGCTGCCGGGGGTTTCGGAAGCGGCCGATCTGCTGACCCGGCAGCCGACCGGCGACCGTGTCGATCCGGCCGCCGTCCTCGGAAGGAAGGGACTGCGCTACAAGGATCGCGCGACGACCCTGGGATTGGCCACCGCGCTGCTGACACTGCGGGACGCCGAGCTGCTCGGTGACGACGGCGAGGTCGATCCGGCCACAGCGGTGGTAATCAGCTCGAACTTCGGGAATCTGGACACCGTCTGTCGGGTGGCTCGGACCATAGCGGACGAGACCACCCGTGGGGTGAGTCCGATGGACACCGCGAACGCGTCCAGCAACGTGATCGCCTCCGAGATCGCGATCAGGTTCGGGCTGCGCGGGCCGAACCTGACGCTGTGCAACGGCCCCACCTCCGGGCTGGACGCCGTGCGGTGGGCGAGTCTGCTGCTGCGGGCCGAACGGACCGATCGGGTTCTGGTAATCGGAGCGGAACCGGACAACGAGACGGTGCGCTCCCTCACGGGAAGACAACGGTGTCTCGACGGCGCGGCCGGGATGGTCCTGGAACGCGTCGAGGCGGCGCGGGAGCGCGGCGCGCGGACGCGCGCGGGGTTGGTGAGCTGTGTCCGTTCGTCGGGCGTGTCCGAATGCCTCGAACTGCTGGGCGGGAACGCCCGAACTCGGCCCGACATGTGGTTGGTGCCGGAAACGGACGGTGAATCGCTACCGGAGTGGTTGTTGCCGGGAGTGGCGCGAACCGATCTCTCCACCACCTGGGGGTCGGCCTCGGGCGCGCTCGGGGTGCTGCAGTGCGTGGCCGCCGTGGGCCGGTTCGACTCGGGAACGCACGGATCGGTCCATGCCGTAGCCGGAAGTGACGCGGACGACGCGAGCGCGGGCGTCGTCCTGGAATCGGCGGGAGAGCACCGGTGA
- a CDS encoding beta-ketoacyl synthase N-terminal-like domain-containing protein: MTVGITGLGAVAGVGTDVDTVFEELSSGRDALAEMRGFDRTRYNAQRLFEIDDRPAPGADVPRRATGFLLRAVEEALVDAGIDLDGSCPGPTGIPVLVGTGLRELRSAELWWRGEAEFRSEHLHFGTALRRRLGTADTHTLSGACSASLYALALGTDLIELGEAETVVVAGADVITESMFGLTDRFQPVPTEGLRPFDQERKGAIMGEGAAAVVLRASDPVGAGPRASVRSVGINCDAHHVTAPDPDGVAESIRQAHRRAAVEPSDVDMVMLHATGTPMNDKVEAESLHRVFGGSVGRPLVTGIKSMTGHTSGSAGLLGLVTAVRSLETGVVPPITGLTTPTPEAEGIRLVSERSATESMSLAQVHAFGFGGVNAVAILEVAGR; the protein is encoded by the coding sequence ATGACGGTGGGAATAACCGGTCTCGGCGCGGTGGCCGGTGTCGGCACCGATGTCGACACCGTTTTCGAGGAGCTCAGCTCGGGACGGGATGCCCTCGCGGAGATGCGTGGATTCGACCGGACCAGGTACAACGCGCAGCGGTTGTTCGAGATAGACGATCGTCCCGCGCCCGGAGCGGACGTGCCGCGACGTGCGACCGGATTCCTGCTGCGGGCCGTCGAGGAAGCCCTCGTCGATGCCGGGATCGACCTCGACGGTTCGTGCCCGGGACCGACCGGGATCCCGGTGCTGGTCGGAACCGGCCTCCGCGAACTGCGCTCCGCCGAGCTCTGGTGGCGCGGCGAGGCCGAGTTCCGATCCGAGCACCTGCACTTCGGCACAGCACTCCGCCGACGGCTGGGAACGGCCGACACGCACACCCTCTCCGGTGCCTGTTCGGCTTCGCTGTACGCGCTCGCGCTGGGCACCGACCTGATCGAACTGGGCGAGGCCGAAACCGTCGTCGTGGCGGGTGCCGATGTGATCACCGAGAGCATGTTCGGCCTCACCGACAGGTTCCAACCGGTGCCGACCGAAGGACTGCGCCCGTTCGATCAGGAGCGGAAGGGCGCCATCATGGGGGAGGGCGCCGCCGCGGTGGTGCTGCGCGCATCCGACCCGGTCGGTGCCGGTCCCCGAGCCTCGGTGCGTTCGGTGGGGATCAACTGCGACGCGCACCACGTAACCGCCCCGGATCCGGACGGTGTGGCGGAGAGCATTCGTCAGGCGCACCGGCGAGCGGCAGTCGAACCCTCCGATGTGGACATGGTGATGCTGCACGCAACCGGCACTCCGATGAACGACAAGGTGGAGGCCGAGTCGCTGCACCGGGTGTTCGGGGGCAGCGTCGGTCGACCGCTGGTGACCGGCATCAAGTCGATGACCGGACACACCTCCGGCTCCGCCGGTCTGCTCGGTCTGGTCACGGCGGTGCGCTCGTTGGAAACGGGTGTGGTTCCACCGATCACGGGATTGACCACGCCGACGCCGGAAGCCGAGGGGATCCGGCTGGTGAGCGAGCGGTCGGCCACCGAGTCGATGTCGTTGGCACAGGTGCACGCCTTCGGCTTCGGCGGTGTGAACGCCGTGGCGATCCTGGAGGTGGCGGGCCGATGA
- a CDS encoding acyl carrier protein, whose amino-acid sequence MTTSVNERHARIKELVCEVLELDQGEVTDTSLFIEDHEADSLRAIEILASLEKEFGITIDQSELPRLVNLESVYTVVDREMG is encoded by the coding sequence ATGACGACTTCGGTGAACGAGCGCCACGCTCGGATCAAGGAACTCGTGTGCGAGGTCCTCGAACTCGATCAGGGGGAAGTAACCGACACCAGCCTGTTCATCGAGGACCACGAGGCGGATTCGCTGCGGGCGATCGAGATCCTGGCCTCCCTCGAAAAGGAATTCGGCATAACCATCGACCAGTCCGAGCTGCCGCGACTGGTGAATCTGGAAAGCGTCTACACCGTCGTGGACCGCGAGATGGGATGA
- a CDS encoding 2-hydroxychromene-2-carboxylate isomerase, which yields MPEEPQAKFFFSLRSPYSWLSYLRFVECHGDLVHKLRWIPTWEPDEMTERSLRAMGGSIVYTEMSRTKNLYILRDVTRRTRESGTALKWPLDRQPIWEVPHLAYLRAHDHGRGAEYVAAAYRARWEQGRDICDRSTVAEIGESLGLDPDELASAPDDPGLRERGARCLLEVSAEEVFGVPFFVTGSARFWGVDRLEAFVDAVRSPPLSSETTADDESGRVTWTLDYGHAGGCG from the coding sequence ATGCCGGAGGAACCACAGGCGAAGTTCTTCTTCTCGTTGCGCAGTCCGTACTCGTGGCTTTCCTATCTGCGGTTCGTCGAGTGTCACGGGGATCTGGTTCACAAGCTGCGGTGGATCCCCACCTGGGAGCCGGACGAGATGACCGAGAGGTCGTTGCGGGCCATGGGCGGTTCGATCGTCTACACGGAGATGTCCCGGACGAAGAACCTCTACATCCTGCGTGACGTCACGCGCCGCACCCGGGAATCCGGTACGGCGTTGAAGTGGCCGCTGGACAGGCAGCCGATATGGGAGGTGCCGCATCTGGCATACCTGCGTGCCCACGATCACGGTCGCGGAGCCGAGTACGTCGCGGCCGCGTACCGGGCTCGCTGGGAGCAGGGACGCGACATCTGTGACCGTTCGACGGTGGCGGAGATCGGTGAATCGCTGGGACTGGATCCGGACGAGTTGGCCTCGGCCCCGGACGATCCGGGGTTGCGAGAGCGAGGGGCGCGGTGTCTGCTGGAAGTGAGCGCCGAGGAGGTCTTCGGGGTACCGTTCTTCGTAACGGGATCCGCCCGTTTCTGGGGAGTTGATCGTCTGGAGGCGTTCGTCGACGCGGTTCGCTCTCCTCCGCTGTCATCCGAGACCACGGCCGACGACGAGTCGGGGCGAGTCACGTGGACCCTGGACTACGGTCACGCCGGGGGGTGTGGCTGA
- a CDS encoding AMP-binding protein, whose translation MTLATFTHHDVLDEERTDGTRVLRTAEPLAAHPDSLGEVLRYWAERTPERVLAAERDSAGRWRSSSYADSSARALRIAASLLDRGLDGTRPVMVLSGNSLEHLMITLACYTVGIPVVPVSVAYSLRSGDHERLRAITELVTPGAVYAEDGETYRQALRTVVSATAGGCVPVVSRSPGEGQLSYEELCDTEPSEAVWRARRAVTPETVAKILFTSGSTGTPKGVRNTHRMLCANQQMLRQIWPFLAEEPPVLTDWLPWSHTFGGNHNLHLALYNGGSIHLDDGKPSDADFERTIEALRDVPPTICVNVPSGYAMLADRVERDPALGERIFSAARILLYAGADMPGELRTRLARLASTTSGRDIAVVSSWGATETGPAATSTHGRAESGIGIPLPGVSVKLVPHGTGLETRVHGPSVTPGYLGGRSLDLDEEGYYRTGDLTRFVDENVPGRGLVFEGRAAENFKLSNATWISTARVRRSLLDATALITDVVLLGTNRPYVVALGWISLDQANELLGTSASDIAELLGHETLRKALAEALRAVNAESAPSARVRRFLPLAGPPRIEAGEITDKGYVNATAVVDNRAELVEALYRDHVAPSVVTPIGE comes from the coding sequence ATGACTCTCGCGACCTTCACGCACCACGACGTCCTCGACGAGGAGCGGACGGACGGCACGCGGGTGCTGCGCACCGCGGAACCACTGGCCGCACACCCGGACTCGCTCGGCGAGGTACTCCGGTACTGGGCGGAGCGCACCCCCGAGCGGGTTTTGGCCGCCGAGCGGGATTCCGCCGGGCGGTGGCGCTCGTCGAGCTATGCCGACAGCTCGGCCCGAGCGCTGCGTATCGCCGCCTCGCTGCTCGATCGAGGACTGGACGGCACACGTCCGGTGATGGTGCTGTCCGGAAACTCGCTCGAACATCTGATGATCACGCTCGCCTGCTACACTGTCGGCATCCCGGTTGTGCCGGTCAGCGTCGCCTACTCGCTGCGTTCCGGTGACCACGAGCGGTTGCGGGCCATTACGGAACTCGTCACGCCCGGGGCGGTGTACGCCGAGGACGGTGAGACCTACCGGCAAGCACTTCGCACGGTGGTATCCGCCACGGCGGGAGGCTGCGTCCCCGTCGTTTCGCGTTCCCCGGGTGAAGGGCAGCTCAGCTACGAGGAACTGTGTGACACCGAACCCTCCGAGGCGGTGTGGCGGGCACGTCGGGCGGTCACTCCGGAGACCGTGGCCAAGATCCTTTTCACATCCGGATCCACCGGTACGCCGAAGGGGGTGCGCAACACTCATCGGATGTTGTGCGCCAACCAGCAGATGCTGCGGCAGATATGGCCGTTCCTGGCGGAGGAACCACCGGTACTCACCGATTGGCTGCCCTGGAGTCACACCTTCGGCGGCAACCACAATCTCCACCTGGCGCTCTACAACGGCGGCAGCATCCACCTGGACGACGGCAAACCGAGCGATGCGGACTTCGAACGCACGATCGAAGCCCTGCGAGACGTTCCTCCGACCATCTGCGTGAACGTGCCCTCCGGCTATGCCATGTTGGCCGATCGCGTGGAACGCGATCCAGCGCTCGGTGAGCGGATCTTCTCCGCGGCGAGGATCCTGCTCTACGCCGGCGCGGACATGCCGGGGGAACTCCGTACCCGGCTGGCGAGGCTCGCGAGCACCACCAGCGGGCGCGACATAGCCGTGGTGTCCTCGTGGGGAGCGACCGAAACGGGCCCCGCGGCCACCTCGACCCACGGGCGGGCCGAGTCCGGGATCGGCATTCCGCTTCCCGGTGTTTCGGTCAAGCTCGTACCGCACGGGACCGGGCTGGAAACCCGGGTGCACGGTCCCTCGGTCACTCCTGGCTACCTCGGCGGTCGATCGCTGGACCTCGACGAGGAGGGGTACTACCGCACGGGTGACCTCACTCGGTTCGTCGACGAGAACGTCCCCGGCCGGGGGTTGGTGTTCGAGGGCAGGGCGGCCGAGAACTTCAAGCTGAGCAACGCCACCTGGATATCCACGGCGCGAGTGCGCCGCTCCCTGTTGGACGCGACCGCCCTCATCACCGATGTCGTACTGCTCGGTACGAATCGGCCTTACGTCGTGGCACTCGGCTGGATCAGCCTGGATCAGGCGAACGAGTTGTTGGGAACCTCCGCCTCCGACATCGCCGAGCTGCTCGGGCACGAGACGCTGCGGAAGGCGCTGGCCGAGGCCCTGCGAGCGGTCAACGCGGAGTCGGCCCCCTCCGCACGAGTGCGACGGTTCCTGCCGCTGGCCGGTCCACCTCGGATCGAGGCGGGCGAGATCACCGACAAGGGGTATGTGAACGCGACCGCCGTCGTCGACAACCGCGCAGAACTCGTCGAGGCGTTGTACCGGGACCACGTTGCCCCATCGGTGGTCACCCCGATCGGAGAGTGA
- a CDS encoding HAL/PAL/TAL family ammonia-lyase produces the protein MTQSLVPCQHVGSTTLDGHDVALEDIVRLARDPRAGTVELSEWARQRIAGSDEFKHQLIDTGVPIYGVTSGFGDSNTRQISKRKSGALQHSLVRFLSCGTGPYATHDVIRATMIVRANCLARGWSGVRPELVQLLVDCINERILPRIPERGSVGASGDLVPLAYLAGMLTGESTVWHREESKPAWQALRESGLEPVSLAPKEGLALVNGTSFMSGYAVLAAHDAEQLAYAAEVCTALASQVLLGNPGHFAGFLAEQKPHPGVITSAETVRNMLVDEAEYLAGQSEAAPDVDFRVLERPIQDRYSVRCCPHVAGVLRDTVDWVNKWLAVEVNSSNDNPLFDVQHSVVRNGGNFYGGHVGQAMDSLKTAVASVADMLDRQLELVVDEKFNNGLTPNLVPRTEAEDYEAGLCHGFKGMQLTASALTAEALKLTNPATSFSRSTEAHNQDKVSMGTIAARDARSVVELAQQVTAIHLIAVCQAVDLRGTEVLTNATRAVYERIRGVSDFLEWDRPLDSDIEAVTSLITSGQLRTAAFEGGA, from the coding sequence ATGACACAATCGCTCGTTCCGTGCCAGCACGTCGGCAGCACGACGCTGGACGGTCACGACGTGGCACTCGAAGACATCGTCCGCCTCGCCCGGGACCCGCGGGCCGGGACAGTGGAACTGTCCGAGTGGGCCAGGCAGCGGATCGCCGGATCCGACGAATTCAAACACCAGCTCATCGACACCGGAGTGCCCATCTACGGAGTGACCTCGGGCTTCGGTGACAGCAACACTCGCCAGATCTCCAAACGGAAGTCCGGTGCGCTGCAGCACAGCCTGGTCCGTTTCCTCTCCTGCGGTACCGGGCCGTACGCGACACACGATGTGATCAGGGCGACCATGATCGTGCGGGCGAACTGCCTGGCGAGGGGATGGTCGGGCGTGCGTCCGGAACTGGTCCAGCTCCTGGTGGACTGCATCAACGAGCGGATCCTCCCGCGGATTCCGGAACGGGGATCCGTGGGTGCCAGCGGCGACCTGGTCCCGTTGGCCTATTTGGCGGGAATGCTGACCGGCGAGTCGACCGTCTGGCATCGCGAGGAGAGCAAACCGGCGTGGCAGGCGTTACGCGAATCCGGGCTGGAGCCGGTGTCGCTGGCGCCGAAGGAAGGGCTGGCGCTGGTCAACGGCACTTCGTTCATGTCCGGCTATGCCGTGTTGGCCGCGCACGACGCCGAACAGCTGGCCTACGCGGCCGAGGTGTGCACCGCGCTCGCTTCCCAGGTGCTGCTCGGAAACCCCGGACACTTCGCCGGTTTCCTGGCCGAGCAGAAGCCGCACCCGGGGGTGATCACCAGTGCCGAGACCGTCCGGAACATGCTGGTCGACGAGGCGGAGTACCTGGCCGGGCAGTCCGAAGCGGCTCCGGACGTGGACTTCCGGGTTCTGGAACGACCCATCCAGGATCGCTACTCGGTCCGTTGCTGTCCGCACGTCGCCGGGGTACTGCGGGACACGGTCGACTGGGTGAACAAGTGGCTCGCGGTCGAGGTGAACTCCTCCAACGACAATCCGCTTTTCGACGTGCAGCACTCGGTCGTCCGCAACGGGGGCAACTTCTACGGCGGCCACGTCGGACAGGCCATGGACTCACTGAAGACGGCCGTCGCCAGTGTCGCCGACATGCTGGACCGGCAGCTCGAACTGGTCGTCGACGAGAAGTTCAACAACGGTCTTACCCCGAATCTGGTGCCCAGGACGGAAGCCGAGGACTACGAGGCCGGGCTGTGCCACGGTTTCAAGGGAATGCAGCTCACGGCCTCCGCCCTCACCGCCGAGGCGCTCAAGCTGACCAATCCCGCGACTTCGTTCTCGCGCTCCACCGAAGCCCACAACCAGGACAAGGTCAGCATGGGCACCATCGCCGCGCGCGACGCCCGTTCGGTGGTGGAGCTCGCCCAGCAGGTCACCGCGATTCACCTGATCGCGGTGTGCCAGGCCGTGGATCTTCGCGGAACCGAGGTGCTCACCAACGCCACTCGCGCGGTTTACGAACGGATCCGCGGTGTGTCGGACTTCCTCGAGTGGGACAGGCCGCTGGACAGCGACATCGAGGCAGTGACCTCGCTGATCACTTCCGGGCAGCTGCGTACCGCCGCGTTCGAAGGAGGTGCGTGA